A single region of the Streptomyces sp. NBC_00425 genome encodes:
- a CDS encoding universal stress protein, giving the protein MDLPIVVGVDGSEPSLRAADWAADEAALRGAPLRLVYASLWERYEGESLAEGIGKPSEQVRAEDIVRVAAERARLRQCGVEIFTDVLPEEPEYALVREGRGACALVLGTRGRSGLAEMLLGSVSLTVAAHADCPVIVVRPGNDNQVRAGAHRRVVVGVGEQGADSAALRFAVREARLRHASLDAVRAWRCPAHESTDHPLLADEPARLHEQHAVEVLDRALKETPADVDLHRLTVEGPARRVLLNVSHEADLLVVGARRNQGHLGLQLGRVAHAVLHHSGCAVAVVPEPV; this is encoded by the coding sequence ATGGACCTGCCGATCGTCGTGGGCGTGGACGGCTCGGAGCCGAGCCTGCGGGCCGCCGACTGGGCCGCCGACGAGGCCGCCCTGCGCGGGGCCCCGCTGCGGCTGGTGTACGCCTCCCTCTGGGAGCGCTACGAGGGCGAGTCCCTCGCGGAGGGCATCGGCAAGCCGAGCGAGCAGGTGCGGGCCGAGGACATCGTGCGGGTGGCCGCGGAGCGCGCCCGGCTGCGGCAGTGCGGCGTCGAAATCTTCACCGACGTGCTGCCGGAGGAGCCCGAGTACGCGCTCGTCCGTGAGGGACGCGGCGCCTGCGCGCTGGTGCTCGGCACCCGCGGTCGCAGCGGCCTGGCGGAGATGCTGCTCGGCTCGGTGAGCCTGACTGTGGCCGCGCACGCCGACTGCCCGGTGATCGTGGTGCGCCCCGGCAACGACAACCAGGTCCGTGCAGGTGCGCACCGCCGCGTGGTCGTGGGCGTCGGGGAGCAGGGCGCGGACTCCGCGGCGCTGCGCTTCGCGGTCCGGGAGGCGAGGCTGCGCCATGCGAGCCTGGACGCCGTACGGGCATGGCGGTGCCCCGCGCACGAGAGCACCGACCATCCCCTGCTCGCCGACGAGCCCGCGCGGCTGCATGAACAGCACGCCGTCGAGGTCCTGGACAGGGCGTTGAAGGAGACGCCCGCGGACGTGGACCTGCACCGGCTGACGGTCGAGGGCCCGGCCCGCAGGGTCCTGCTGAACGTCTCGCACGAGGCCGACCTGCTGGTGGTCGGCGCCCGCCGCAACCAGGGACACCTGGGGCTCCAGCTGGGGCGTGTGGCCCACGCGGTCCTGCACCACTCCGGCTGCGCCGTCGCCGTCGTACCCGAGCCGGTGTGA
- a CDS encoding zinc-dependent alcohol dehydrogenase, which produces MKAAVVRAFGEPLVIEERPDPQPGPGQVRVRVEASGLCHTDIHAAHGDWPVKPNPPFVPGHEGVGLVEALGEGVTHLSLGQRVAVPWLGRACGRCEHCLSGWETLCEQQINTGYGCDGAHAEKMLAWADFAQPVPDGITALEAAPLTCAGVTTYKALKVAGVRPAQLVAISGVGGLGHLALQYAKIAGATVAAIDVTDDKLRLATELGADIVIDARTEDVGAVLKRHGGAHAAIALAVNDAAFEAVNAGLRRGGRLVMVALPAHGTVRVPVFDTVLNGTSVIGSIVGTRQDLAEVFRLHATGRTEVVYEARPLASVNDSIDEVLRGEVKARIVFDLGAGR; this is translated from the coding sequence ATGAAAGCAGCGGTCGTACGAGCGTTCGGCGAGCCCCTGGTCATCGAGGAGCGCCCCGACCCGCAGCCCGGCCCCGGCCAGGTCCGCGTCCGGGTGGAGGCGTCGGGGCTGTGCCACACCGACATCCACGCGGCACACGGAGACTGGCCGGTCAAGCCGAACCCGCCGTTCGTCCCGGGGCACGAGGGCGTCGGGCTGGTGGAGGCGCTCGGCGAAGGCGTGACCCACCTGTCCCTCGGGCAGCGGGTCGCCGTGCCCTGGCTCGGCCGGGCGTGCGGGCGGTGCGAGCACTGCCTGTCCGGCTGGGAGACCCTGTGCGAGCAGCAGATCAACACCGGATACGGCTGCGACGGCGCACACGCCGAGAAGATGCTCGCCTGGGCCGACTTCGCGCAGCCGGTGCCCGACGGCATCACCGCCCTGGAAGCCGCCCCGCTGACCTGCGCGGGCGTCACGACGTACAAGGCGCTGAAGGTCGCGGGCGTCCGTCCCGCCCAGCTCGTCGCGATCTCCGGAGTCGGCGGCCTCGGCCATCTGGCCCTGCAGTACGCGAAGATCGCCGGCGCGACCGTGGCCGCGATCGACGTGACCGACGACAAGCTCCGGCTGGCCACGGAACTCGGCGCGGACATCGTCATCGACGCCCGCACGGAGGACGTCGGCGCGGTGCTCAAGCGGCACGGCGGCGCGCACGCCGCCATCGCGCTCGCGGTGAACGACGCGGCCTTCGAGGCCGTCAACGCCGGCCTGCGGCGCGGCGGCAGGCTCGTCATGGTGGCCCTGCCCGCACACGGCACGGTCCGCGTGCCCGTCTTCGACACCGTGCTGAACGGCACCTCGGTGATCGGTTCGATCGTCGGCACCCGGCAGGACCTCGCCGAGGTCTTCCGACTGCACGCCACGGGCCGCACCGAGGTCGTCTACGAGGCCCGTCCCCTCGCCTCCGTCAACGACTCCATCGACGAGGTGCTGCGCGGCGAGGTCAAGGCCCGCATCGTGTTCGACCTCGGCGCGGGACGGTGA
- a CDS encoding universal stress protein: MLRTITVGLDGSQESRAAAEWAAREAKLRGLPLKIVHVWEPVPEPMAQAPLLGAETHQHWTERIPREAAQGLRLRHPGVEVRTEQVSGRPAEALAEAAESAELLVLGSRGLGGLGGLMVGSVGLSVIAHADRPVVLVRALEVAADEHEPDPVGVPSAATPFLPVVLGFDVEHPDETLIEFAFDAARRRATLLRIVHGWNPPPYYAYGTPVDPALHEALAAAAAEALAEAVRPWRRKFPDVEVVEVSRYGSAAVHVVEAAREASLVVVGRRIRRSPLGAHIGHVTHAVLHHSAAPVAVVPHG; encoded by the coding sequence ATGCTCCGCACCATCACCGTAGGTCTCGACGGCTCGCAGGAAAGCCGGGCCGCCGCGGAATGGGCGGCCCGCGAAGCGAAGCTGCGCGGCCTGCCCCTGAAAATCGTCCACGTCTGGGAACCGGTTCCGGAGCCCATGGCTCAGGCCCCGCTCCTTGGAGCCGAGACCCACCAGCACTGGACCGAGAGGATCCCCCGGGAGGCCGCGCAAGGTCTCAGGCTGCGCCACCCCGGCGTCGAGGTGCGCACAGAGCAGGTGTCCGGCCGTCCGGCCGAGGCCCTGGCCGAGGCGGCGGAGAGTGCCGAACTGCTCGTCCTCGGCTCGCGCGGTCTCGGCGGTCTCGGCGGTCTCATGGTCGGCTCGGTCGGCCTGTCCGTCATCGCACACGCGGACCGTCCCGTCGTGCTGGTGCGGGCACTGGAGGTGGCCGCCGACGAGCACGAGCCGGACCCGGTCGGCGTCCCCTCCGCCGCGACTCCCTTCCTGCCCGTGGTCCTCGGGTTCGATGTCGAGCACCCGGACGAGACGCTGATCGAGTTCGCCTTCGACGCCGCCAGGCGCCGGGCGACGCTCCTGCGGATCGTCCACGGCTGGAACCCGCCGCCGTACTACGCCTACGGCACGCCCGTCGACCCCGCGCTGCACGAGGCACTGGCCGCCGCCGCCGCCGAGGCCCTCGCCGAGGCGGTGCGGCCCTGGCGGCGCAAGTTCCCGGACGTGGAGGTCGTCGAGGTGTCCCGCTACGGCAGCGCGGCCGTCCACGTCGTGGAGGCCGCACGCGAGGCCTCCCTCGTGGTCGTGGGTCGCCGGATCCGCCGCAGCCCCCTGGGCGCCCACATCGGTCACGTCACCCACGCCGTCCTGCACCACAGCGCCGCCCCCGTCGCCGTCGTCCCCCACGGCTGA
- a CDS encoding DoxX family membrane protein, whose product MAVHEHPHPSSGFHLPSFRRNRTTPASGSGVSARTDTYTARACAFASLRLLTGFVFLWAFLDKTFGLGYATPSGKGWIDGGSPTKGFLGSVAVGPMESTFHSWAGDPWANWLFMTGLLGIGLALIAGVALRIAAIAGTAMMALMWVAEWPPARHLSDGSASMSTNPFVDYHLIYAVALIVVAAAAAGDTLGAGRLWARLPIVRDHSWLR is encoded by the coding sequence ATGGCCGTCCACGAGCACCCGCACCCGAGTTCCGGCTTTCACCTGCCCTCGTTCCGCAGGAACCGGACCACCCCCGCCTCTGGGTCGGGCGTGTCGGCACGCACCGACACGTACACCGCGCGGGCCTGCGCCTTCGCGTCCCTGCGTCTGCTCACCGGGTTCGTCTTCCTGTGGGCCTTCCTCGACAAGACCTTCGGCCTCGGGTACGCCACCCCCTCCGGCAAGGGCTGGATCGACGGAGGGTCCCCGACGAAGGGTTTCCTCGGTTCCGTCGCCGTCGGACCGATGGAGTCCACCTTCCACTCATGGGCCGGCGACCCGTGGGCGAACTGGCTGTTCATGACAGGTCTGCTCGGGATCGGCCTCGCCCTGATCGCGGGAGTCGCGTTGCGGATCGCCGCCATCGCCGGGACCGCGATGATGGCGCTGATGTGGGTCGCCGAGTGGCCGCCGGCCAGGCATCTCTCGGACGGTTCGGCGAGCATGTCGACGAACCCGTTCGTCGACTACCACTTGATCTACGCCGTCGCCCTGATCGTCGTGGCCGCTGCCGCCGCCGGCGACACCCTGGGCGCGGGTCGGCTCTGGGCCCGCCTGCCCATCGTCCGCGACCACAGCTGGCTGCGCTGA